One segment of Spiroplasma cantharicola DNA contains the following:
- the rplI gene encoding 50S ribosomal protein L9, with protein sequence MKVILLTDVKNYGKKDDVVNVSDGYATNFLIPKGLAIVASKGDLSHLNVRKRKEEEVKKDKEIELNNLKNKLETLELNFKIKTKDGKPFGSVSLSQITDRIKKEFSIDLDKRKFEKHENINKLGLYYLKIKLDLKIIATLKIFVEGTE encoded by the coding sequence ATGAAAGTAATTCTATTAACTGATGTAAAAAATTATGGTAAAAAAGATGATGTTGTAAATGTATCAGATGGATATGCAACAAATTTTTTAATTCCAAAGGGATTGGCAATTGTCGCATCAAAAGGTGACTTAAGTCATTTAAATGTTAGAAAAAGAAAAGAAGAAGAAGTAAAAAAAGATAAGGAAATCGAATTAAATAATTTAAAAAATAAACTTGAAACTCTTGAATTGAATTTTAAAATAAAAACAAAGGATGGTAAACCCTTCGGTTCAGTTTCACTTTCACAAATTACAGATAGAATCAAAAAGGAATTTTCAATAGATTTAGATAAAAGAAAATTTGAAAAACATGAAAATATTAATAAGCTTGGATTGTATTATTTAAAAATAAAACTTGATTTAAAAATTATTGCTACTTTGAAAATCTTTGTAGAGGGTACAGAATAA
- the dnaB gene encoding replicative DNA helicase has product MKENIDINIESVLIDSEKAVLAIAMHSPKASFDILTQLNSEDFSLEKHQIIFEAINTVSINSQNITITKLAEYLEDKKVLEKVGGVSYLSDVSGYFYTDEGFEDYVEIVFKNSIGRQLDRALIHIKQLRESKSPIDEVFVIAQQKILNIKTDVKKDDATEVKETVVDVIKKIEALEKNGGLVNGVPSGFSDLDQITNGWQKGDFIILAARPSMGKTAFALNLAVNAAERQKGVAFFSLEMPKEQLVQRILSSISGIESSSLRNAQGLTTEKWARITAGGEQIKNMNIVIDDTPGITVLQLQSKLRKMKRDFGVEICFIDYLQLISSMSNKFDSRQNEVATISRHLKKIARELNMPIICLSQLSRSVEKREEKTPLMSDLRDSGAIEQDADIIMFLYRDAYYKTKEYNLTSEDPTDETDVIISKHRNGATGLIKVNFLRSYGKFIDQSKNS; this is encoded by the coding sequence ATGAAAGAAAATATAGATATTAATATTGAAAGTGTTTTAATTGATTCAGAAAAAGCAGTATTAGCAATTGCAATGCATTCACCAAAAGCAAGTTTTGATATTTTAACACAACTAAATTCAGAAGATTTTAGTTTAGAAAAACATCAAATTATTTTTGAAGCTATAAATACAGTTTCAATTAATAGTCAAAATATAACAATTACAAAACTTGCAGAATATTTGGAGGATAAAAAAGTACTTGAAAAAGTTGGAGGAGTTTCATATTTATCTGATGTTTCAGGATACTTTTATACAGATGAGGGTTTTGAAGATTATGTTGAAATAGTTTTTAAAAATTCAATTGGAAGACAATTAGATAGAGCACTAATACACATTAAACAATTGAGGGAAAGTAAATCACCAATTGATGAGGTTTTTGTTATTGCTCAACAAAAAATCTTGAATATAAAAACAGATGTTAAAAAAGATGACGCAACTGAAGTTAAAGAAACTGTAGTAGATGTTATTAAAAAAATTGAAGCTTTAGAAAAAAATGGTGGTTTAGTAAATGGAGTTCCATCAGGGTTTTCAGATTTAGATCAAATTACTAATGGATGACAAAAGGGAGACTTTATAATTTTAGCTGCTCGTCCATCAATGGGTAAAACTGCCTTTGCACTTAACCTTGCTGTAAATGCAGCTGAAAGACAAAAGGGAGTTGCTTTCTTTTCTTTAGAAATGCCTAAGGAACAATTAGTTCAGCGTATTCTAAGTTCAATTTCTGGTATAGAGTCTAGTTCTTTAAGAAATGCCCAAGGACTTACAACAGAAAAATGAGCTAGGATTACTGCTGGGGGAGAACAAATAAAAAATATGAATATTGTTATTGATGATACTCCAGGAATTACTGTTTTACAATTACAATCAAAACTAAGAAAAATGAAAAGAGATTTTGGAGTAGAAATTTGTTTTATTGATTACTTGCAATTAATATCTTCTATGTCAAATAAATTTGACAGTAGACAAAATGAAGTGGCAACTATTTCTAGACATTTAAAAAAAATAGCTCGTGAATTAAATATGCCAATAATTTGTTTATCACAATTATCACGTAGTGTTGAAAAAAGAGAAGAAAAGACACCTCTTATGTCTGACTTAAGAGATAGTGGTGCTATTGAGCAAGATGCAGATATAATTATGTTTTTATATAGAGATGCCTATTATAAAACAAAGGAATATAATTTAACTTCTGAAGATCCAACTGATGAAACAGATGTTATAATATCAAAACATCGTAATGGAGCTACAGGACTTATTAAAGTAAACTTTCTTAGAAGTTATGGTAAATTTATTGATCAGTCTAAAAATTCCTAA
- a CDS encoding lipoprotein, with protein sequence MKKLLSVLGSLLVVAPSVSAVVSCGIETNPVKFKVDGKDEFKIANEKVGFQKLFGSVATLPILANLVLESLSFTESKYIGEKKNEAKTFLGEKGIAMSLEKIFNDGPKDFIEFIDNSQDDNDNDNFQKYYEAPINSNFVEINYDLGIEKSELASENDKWSASKASVYKSEKVLTMNTKIEYKDGKVQKIEENQNENPKNLKDYIELTWEKTKYKDYFNSGDFTKYKDKKIYNMSETEAKELYTKIKDSGSDKMKEDLGVNKLSQDQFKVLHTQLNKVDEKFKNGILMPGKFEKNFSQTKASFIKSSEGNPVEERKDISEGVNFYTTNDGKSMQAQVVGFKENNKRTFIYGKSDEGQQLSIDFLFNVPKDNKYSPKEKNYIIRLTLENLFVGYQLNGITLEKGFDDKDKKREDEVIYWYEPSIYQFTNEEIFKPGNSNVFKDLKKVKLEIEKEK encoded by the coding sequence ATGAAAAAGTTATTGTCAGTTTTAGGTTCATTACTAGTTGTTGCCCCAAGTGTATCAGCTGTTGTATCTTGTGGTATTGAAACAAATCCAGTAAAATTTAAAGTCGATGGAAAAGATGAATTTAAAATTGCCAATGAAAAAGTAGGCTTTCAAAAGCTTTTTGGTAGTGTGGCTACTCTACCTATTTTAGCTAATTTAGTTTTGGAATCTTTATCTTTCACTGAAAGTAAATACATTGGTGAGAAAAAAAATGAAGCAAAGACTTTTTTAGGTGAAAAAGGAATAGCAATGTCTTTAGAGAAAATCTTTAATGATGGTCCAAAAGATTTTATTGAGTTCATTGATAATAGTCAAGATGATAATGACAATGACAATTTTCAAAAGTATTATGAGGCTCCAATAAATTCAAATTTTGTCGAAATTAATTATGACTTAGGTATTGAAAAATCTGAGTTAGCAAGCGAAAATGATAAGTGATCAGCTTCAAAAGCTTCGGTTTATAAATCAGAAAAAGTCTTAACAATGAATACAAAAATTGAATACAAAGATGGTAAAGTTCAAAAAATTGAAGAGAATCAAAATGAAAATCCCAAAAATCTTAAAGATTATATTGAACTTACATGAGAGAAAACAAAATACAAAGATTATTTTAATAGTGGAGATTTTACTAAATATAAAGATAAAAAAATCTATAATATGTCTGAGACAGAAGCAAAGGAACTTTATACAAAAATCAAAGACTCTGGAAGTGATAAAATGAAAGAGGATTTGGGAGTAAATAAATTATCTCAAGATCAATTTAAAGTTTTACATACTCAATTAAATAAAGTTGATGAAAAATTTAAAAATGGTATTTTAATGCCTGGAAAATTTGAAAAGAATTTTTCTCAAACTAAAGCAAGTTTTATTAAATCTAGTGAAGGTAACCCAGTTGAAGAAAGAAAAGATATATCAGAGGGTGTTAATTTTTATACTACAAATGATGGAAAATCAATGCAAGCACAGGTTGTAGGTTTTAAAGAAAATAATAAAAGAACTTTCATTTATGGAAAATCAGATGAAGGACAGCAGTTAAGTATAGACTTTTTATTTAATGTGCCCAAGGATAATAAATATTCTCCTAAGGAAAAAAACTATATAATTAGACTTACTTTAGAAAATTTATTTGTAGGTTATCAATTAAATGGAATTACCTTAGAAAAAGGTTTTGATGATAAAGATAAAAAAAGAGAAGATGAAGTTATATATTGATATGAACCAAGTATTTATCAATTTACGAATGAAGAAATTTTTAAACCTGGTAATAGCAATGTATTTAAAGATTTGAAAAAGGTAAAATTGGAAATAGAAAAAGAAAAATAA